In Methanomicrobia archaeon, the sequence TGGTATCCTTGAAAGGGGTGAAGGCAGCCAAAAATCAAAATCTCCTCATACAAAAGGCGTGAGCGTTAATCTAAGCGTATCTTCGGTAATGACATTCTCCAGGCAATGTAACTTCGTGTCTGGGCGATTGCAATAGAGGACTACACTCCTATCGAGTACGGCCAACTTAAAGCGCGTTGTTACCATTTGACCCAATCCTGAACTCAGTGCGCTCTCGGCCGGCATGCCAAACACTCCCACATTTCCGGCTTCCCGCAATTCCGCTATCCAATACGAGAATAATTCTAACGCTTCTTCAAGGTTGCCCAGCGTTTTCAAACGATATTGAAACTCTAAACAATCCGTTCCGATGATGACCATGACCGGCGGTTCTAAATGAGCAATGAAATCGGCGAACAGTGGAAAATCTTCATCCATTGATAGACCGTCCAAAACCTTAACGTTCTCTCGTGCCTCTTTCTCCCTCTGCTCGGTCGCAGAGTCCTTGGTGCTCATAACTTCTCCCCCGCACCACATGCACCCTTCAGCCCTTGCTTTTCGTATCTCAAAGACCGTAAGATACTTTTGATAATCCTCGTCCTTCACAAACGGCACGATACCACGCCGTAACCGCCGTTCATCCCAGCCGCTGCTCGGGATTACCACGCAATGAGTACCCTGTTGTATACTGTTGATAATCATGTGCGCGATGATCGATTGGTATCCCAGAAGGGATAAATCGTCTCCGTATTCTATAATGGCCGTCCTTCCCTTACTTAATCCGCCGTCCAAAATCACGTCTAATTCCAAACAACCCGTAGAGAGATGCGTGGGGGTATTCTGTATAGTCTCCACTCTTCTTGGCTTCTCCACTCTCCTCCGCTCGAATGGTGGGAAAAAACGAAATCGACCATCATCTAATGTAAAGCCATAGTGATGTTGATCGACTCTGACGCCTCTTAACTTCTCTAACAGCATTTCCCGCCCCCTCCGATTATCTACGGATATTCGGCGCATTTCTATTATGCCATCAACGAGAAAATCGAGCTGGGTTGTGCCCATTCTTTCTGATATGAGTATCAAATTCAGTTTGTGTTGTGTGGCATAATTTCGTACCATAGTGGTGATTCCGGCTTCCAGTTCCTCGATCTTCCCCTCTTTCTCTTCTGAGGTTATCGCTTCCCAGCTATCAATAACGAGTGTCGTGGTTTTTTCTGCCTCGCCCAATTTCTCGTACAGAACGTCCGAGAGAGACCGTAAGCCCGTAAAGCCTTTCTGTGACGGATACAGCTT encodes:
- a CDS encoding AAA family ATPase, which produces MTSRIPPELRAALSAGAGYSLLIKGAPGTGKTMLAFEILNEFGGENAVYLSTRISLPALYTQLPWLEKRADAISVIDATKLYPSQKGFTGLRSLSDVLYEKLGEAEKTTTLVIDSWEAITSEEKEGKIEELEAGITTMVRNYATQHKLNLILISERMGTTQLDFLVDGIIEMRRISVDNRRGREMLLEKLRGVRVDQHHYGFTLDDGRFRFFPPFERRRVEKPRRVETIQNTPTHLSTGCLELDVILDGGLSKGRTAIIEYGDDLSLLGYQSIIAHMIINSIQQGTHCVVIPSSGWDERRLRRGIVPFVKDEDYQKYLTVFEIRKARAEGCMWCGGEVMSTKDSATEQREKEARENVKVLDGLSMDEDFPLFADFIAHLEPPVMVIIGTDCLEFQYRLKTLGNLEEALELFSYWIAELREAGNVGVFGMPAESALSSGLGQMVTTRFKLAVLDRSVVLYCNRPDTKLHCLENVITEDTLRLTLTPFV